CCGATCGCCTCGGCGGCCATCTGGTCAGCGGTCATGTCGATGGCGTCGGCCGCGTGGCCTCGATCCACGACGATGCCCGCGCGCAGCGCTGGCGCTTCGAAGTGCCGGCCGCGCTGCTGAAGTACATCGCCCAGAAGGGCTCGATCTGCGTCGATGGCGTCAGCCTGACGGTCAATGCCGTGGACGCCACGGGCCTGGAGGTCGCGCTGGTGCCGCACACCGTTGCCCACACGGCGTTCGCAAGCACGGCCGTCGGCGACGGGGTGAACCTGGAAGTGGACCTGGTCGCCCGTTACGTGGAGCGGCTGCTCGCCAGTGGCGTGGTGCCGGCGGGAGCGCAGGCATGAACTTCGCCCCGGTCCCCGAACTGCTGGAAGAGATCCGCCAGGGCCGCATGGTGGTCATCGTCGACGACGAGGACCGCGAGAACGAAGGCGACCTGATCATGGCCGCCGAGCTGGTCAAGCCGTCGGACATCAATTTCATGGTCACCCACGGCCGCGGCCTGGTCTGCCTGCCGGTCACGCCGAGCCGCGCTGCGCAGCTCGGACTGGCGCCGATGGTCCGCGCGAACACCGCGCAGTTCCAGACGAACTTCACCGTCAGCATCGAGGCCGCCGAGGGCGTGACCACCGGCATCTCGGCGCACGACCGCGCGCATACGATCCGCACCGCGGTGAAGGCCAATGCCAGGCCCGAGGATCTGCACCAGCCCGGCCACATCTTCCCGCTGGTCGCCCAGCCCGGTGGCGTGCTGACCCGCGCCGGGCATACCGAAGCCGGCGTGGACCTGGCGATGCTCGCGGGCCTGGAGCCGGCCGGGGTGCTGGTCGAGATCCTCAATCCCGACGGCAGCATGGCCCGTCGCCCGGAGCTGGAAGCCTTCGCCCGCGAGCACGGCCTGAAGATGGGCTCGATCGCCGACCTCATCGCCTACCGTCTCGCCACCGAGCACACCGTCGAGCGCATCGACGAGCGCGAGATCGACACCGAGTTCGGCCCCTTCAGGCTCGTGACCTACCGCGACCGCATCGCCCATGACCTGCATTTCGCGCTGGTCCGCGGCACGCCGGACGCGCAGACACCGACGCTGGTCCGCGTCCAGGTGGAGAATCCGCTGGCCGATCTGCTGCACTGGCGCCGCGACGATTTCGGCATCGCCGGCAGCGATGCGCTGCGGGCGATCGCCGCCGAAGGCCGCGGCGTGATGGTGGTGCTGTCGGCGCCGCGCGATTCCGAGGCCCTGCTGGCGAAGCTGCGCAAGGAAGCGGTGGTGCGGCCCCCGGGCAAGGACAAGGATGTCGGCCAGTGGCGGCGGAACGGCGCCGGCGCGCAGATTCTCGCCGACCTCGGCCTCGGCCGGCTGCGCGTGCTGGGCACGCCGCGCAAGCAGGTGGGCCTTGCCGGCTACGGGCTCGAGGTCGTGGAATACGTCGGGGCATGACGCGCGGTAAACTGGACGGCCCTGCGCAAGACCCCATGCCCATGAGCCACATCGAAGGCGACCTGCGCGCCCCGGCCGGCGCGCGCTACGCGATCGTCGCCAGCCGCTGGAACCCGAAGATCACCGATGC
The genomic region above belongs to Luteimonas chenhongjianii and contains:
- a CDS encoding riboflavin synthase is translated as MFTGLIEGVGRLVSIESRGGDARLRIAVGTLPFEGVAMGESIAVNGVCLTVVDFDDAHFEADASTETLSLTTLGALVPGRALNLERAMRPTDRLGGHLVSGHVDGVGRVASIHDDARAQRWRFEVPAALLKYIAQKGSICVDGVSLTVNAVDATGLEVALVPHTVAHTAFASTAVGDGVNLEVDLVARYVERLLASGVVPAGAQA
- the ribB gene encoding 3,4-dihydroxy-2-butanone-4-phosphate synthase: MNFAPVPELLEEIRQGRMVVIVDDEDRENEGDLIMAAELVKPSDINFMVTHGRGLVCLPVTPSRAAQLGLAPMVRANTAQFQTNFTVSIEAAEGVTTGISAHDRAHTIRTAVKANARPEDLHQPGHIFPLVAQPGGVLTRAGHTEAGVDLAMLAGLEPAGVLVEILNPDGSMARRPELEAFAREHGLKMGSIADLIAYRLATEHTVERIDEREIDTEFGPFRLVTYRDRIAHDLHFALVRGTPDAQTPTLVRVQVENPLADLLHWRRDDFGIAGSDALRAIAAEGRGVMVVLSAPRDSEALLAKLRKEAVVRPPGKDKDVGQWRRNGAGAQILADLGLGRLRVLGTPRKQVGLAGYGLEVVEYVGA